AAGCGACTGATGTTAAACGCCGCGGTATCCTCAATGTTTCTGTAAAAAAAGGAGAGGGAGGACTCACAGTAGATTCAGTGGTCAAATGCCACCAGATATATACCATTGATACAGGAAGGTTAATGAGACGATTCGGGAAACTAACAGACATTAGAATGAAAGAAGTGGAGAGGGCAGTTAAACTGGTAATCGACTTCATCAGGTTGTAAGCATAAAAATCAGCATTCCGCAAAATGCTTTAATCTTTGATTTTTAACGAAGGTGTTAAGATATTTGCAAGAGGGGTGAAAAGGTTTATTTTGGTGGTTTGGTTGGTGGTGTGGGCAAGTTTGGGTTGGGTTGATGTTGCTCCCTGGCCCCAGCTCCAGCATGACAGCCAGCGCACAGGAAGGGGTGAGTATCCTGGGCCAGATAATCCATATCTAAAATGGATTCAACAGCTTCCTG
The sequence above is a segment of the bacterium genome. Coding sequences within it:
- a CDS encoding type II toxin-antitoxin system PemK/MazF family toxin, translated to MTDLGFPHRGEIWLVNFNPARGHEQRGIRPALLIQSNTINQTGFGTVVVLAISKATDVKRRGILNVSVKKGEGGLTVDSVVKCHQIYTIDTGRLMRRFGKLTDIRMKEVERAVKLVIDFIRL